The Micropterus dolomieu isolate WLL.071019.BEF.003 ecotype Adirondacks linkage group LG22, ASM2129224v1, whole genome shotgun sequence genome contains a region encoding:
- the LOC123961336 gene encoding nucleoprotein TPR-like isoform X2: MSEDNFDATLCSSETSEESGSLYVSEEAGICIQSPALQLEIKDAWAEETHYIKQVSQEKLIKLHGEWKELNSKLVVTVLKLSDLRDETTRREEELAWVCLLNKKSLREKNDTYIRKLEEEKLVLSEENKNMTAELARIKSLREKLRTEIENLKATVNDLRKNEKVLNDNLTAELDQLKSLREEKHAEVEQLWAALHGLQDNEKILNEQNENLTAEVAQLESLNEINQAEIKQLRAAVYDLEHHDEEAQQDHSGKDELLEKVAELEHLKKTLEVNNKQLQDLGERETSLYEQNNTMGAELTSLKLKMKIKQALNEHLMEDADYLQDLREEQQAEIEKLRAALHNLQEYEDFLNKQNDNFTDELAQLESLTEKQNEENKNLKTSVQDLLHRLEEVRQLILNKDEPIARRYEEEILAEVANYREECRMAENTEQLDSHEEQGDDSFLVTTPEEQGDDSLLETTPEEQEDDSLMEATPEEQGDDSLMETTPEEQEDDSLMEATPEEQGDDSFMETTHEEQEDDSFMEATPEEQGDDSFMETTHEEQEDDSFMETTHEEQGDDSLMEATPEEQGDDSFMEATSEEQEDNSFMEATHEEQGDDSFMETTPEEQEDNSLMETTHEEQEDDSLMEATPEEQEDDSFMETTHEEQEDDSFMETTFKEQGDDSLLETTPEEQEDDSFLETTAAEPPAAEVQTRRLWRCSAKGLLKGLCLSPCLV, encoded by the exons ATGTCTGAAGATAATTTTGACGCCACTCTGTGCAGTTCAGAGACATCAGAAGAATCAGGTAGCCTCTATGTGTCAGAGGAGGCAGGAATATGTATCCAATCACCAGCGCTTCAGTTGGAGATAAAAGATGCATGGGCCGAAGAGACCCACTATATAAAACAAGTTTCCCAGGAAAAGCTCATTAAACTGCATGGAGAGTGGAAGGAGCTCAACTCCAAGTTAGTAGTGACGGTACTGAAACTAAGTGATCTGAGGGATGAGACAACCAGGCGGGAGGAAGAACTAGCCTGGGTCTGTCTGTTGAACAAGAAAAGTCTCAGGGAGAAAAATGACACTTATATCAGAAAGCTGGAAGAGGAAAAGTTGGTTTTGAGTGAGGAGAATAAAAATATGACTGCTGAGCTGGCCCGGATCAAATCTCTGAGAGAGAAACTAAGGACTGAAATTGAAAATTTGAAGGCAACAGTGAATGATCTACGGAAAAATGAGAAGGTCCTTAATGACAACCTCACTGCTGAACTCGACCAGCTAAAATCTCTCAGAGAGGAAAAACATGCAGAGGTTGAACAGCTGTGGGCAGCATTACATGGTCTTCAGGACAATGAGAAGATTCTGAACGAGCAGAACGAGAATCTTACTGCTGAAGTGGCCCAACTTGAAAGTCTGAATGAGATAAACCAAGCAGAGATTAAACAGCTGAGGGCAGCAGTGTATGACCTCGAGCATCACGATGAGGAAGCTCAGCAAGACCACAGTGGTAAAGACGAGCTATTAGAGAAGGTCGCCGAACTTGAACACCTGAAAAAGACCTTGGAAGTAAACAATAAACAGCTTCAGGATTTGGGGGAAAGAGAGACCTCTCTGTACGAGCAAAATAATACCATGGGTGCTGAACTGACCTCGCTTAAAttaaagatgaaaataaaacaggcacTGAATGAACATTTAATGGAAGATGCTGATTATCTGCAGGATCTGAGGGAGGAACAACAGGCAGAGATTGAAAAGTTGAGAGCAGCACTGCATAACCTTCAGGAATACGAAGATTTCCTGAACAAGCAGAATGACAACTTTACAGATGAGCTGGCGCAACTTGAGTCtctgacagagaaacaaaatgaggAGAACAAAAACCTGAAGACATCTGTGCAAGATCTTCTGCATCGGCTGGAGGAGGTTAGGCAACTAATCTTGAATAAAGATGAGCCGATAGCAAGGAGGTACGAGGAGGAGATACTAGCAGAGGTAGCAAACTACAGAGAGGAATGTAGGATGGCTGAAAATACAGAACAACTGGACTCACATGAGGAGCAGGGTGATGACAGCTTCCTGGTGACTACACCTGAGGAGCAGGGAGATGATAGCCTCCTGGAGACTACACCTGAGGAGCAGGAAGACGATAGCCTCATGGAGGCTACACCTGAGGAGCAGGGAGACGATAGCCTCATGGAGACTACACCTGAGGAGCAGGAAGACGATAGCCTCATGGAGGCTACACCTGAGGAGCAGGGAGACGATAGCTTCATGGAGACTACACATGAGGAGCAGGAAGACGATAGCTTCATGGAGGCTACACCTGAGGAGCAGGGAGACGATAGCTTCATGGAGACTACACATGAGGAGCAGGAAGACGATAGCTTCATGGAGACTACACATGAGGAGCAGGGAGACGATAGCCTCATGGAGGCTACACCTGAGGAGCAGGGAGACGATAGCTTCATGGAGGCTACATCTGAGGAGCAGGAAGACAATAGCTTCATGGAAGCTACACATGAGGAGCAGGGAGACGATAGCTTCATGGAGACTACACCTGAGGAGCAGGAAGACAATAGCCTCATGGAGACTACACATGAGGAGCAGGAAGACGATAGCCTCATGGAGGCTACACCTGAGGAGCAGGAAGACGATAGCTTCATGGAGACTACACATGAGGAGCAGGAAGACGATAGCTTCATGGAGACTACATTTAAGGAGCAGGGAGACGATAGCCTCCTGGAGACTACACCCGAGGAGCAGGAAGACGATAGCTTCCTGGAGACAACAGCTGCAGAACCTCCCGCTGCTGAGGTTCAGACCAGACGTTTGTGGCGTTGTTCTGCTAAAGGTCTACTGAAAG gtctgtgtctgtctccctgccttGTGTGA
- the LOC123961336 gene encoding nucleoprotein TPR-like isoform X1, whose protein sequence is MSEDNFDATLCSSETSEESGSLYVSEEAGICIQSPALQLEIKDAWAEETHYIKQVSQEKLIKLHGEWKELNSKLVVTVLKLSDLRDETTRREEELAWVCLLNKKSLREKNDTYIRKLEEEKLVLSEENKNMTAELARIKSLREKLRTEIENLKATVNDLRKNEKVLNDNLTAELDQLKSLREEKHAEVEQLWAALHGLQDNEKILNEQNENLTAEVAQLESLNEINQAEIKQLRAAVYDLEHHDEEAQQDHSGKDELLEKVAELEHLKKTLEVNNKQLQDLGERETSLYEQNNTMGAELTSLKLKMKIKQALNEHLMEDADYLQDLREEQQAEIEKLRAALHNLQEYEDFLNKQNDNFTDELAQLESLTEKQNEENKNLKTSVQDLLHRLEEVRQLILNKDEPIARRYEEEILAEVANYREECRMAENTEQLDSHEEQGDDSFLVTTPEEQGDDSLLETTPEEQEDDSLMEATPEEQGDDSLMETTPEEQEDDSLMEATPEEQGDDSFMETTHEEQEDDSFMEATPEEQGDDSFMETTHEEQEDDSFMETTHEEQGDDSLMEATPEEQGDDSFMEATSEEQEDNSFMEATHEEQGDDSFMETTPEEQEDNSLMETTHEEQEDDSLMEATPEEQEDDSFMETTHEEQEDDSFMETTFKEQGDDSLLETTPEEQEDDSFLETTAAEPPAAEVQTRRLWRCSAKGLLKGALHVGLATVGIGLLLPVGILDTLLSDNGNTNTNSFLLDYAHQLMEPYSTLRRTVPHPI, encoded by the coding sequence ATGTCTGAAGATAATTTTGACGCCACTCTGTGCAGTTCAGAGACATCAGAAGAATCAGGTAGCCTCTATGTGTCAGAGGAGGCAGGAATATGTATCCAATCACCAGCGCTTCAGTTGGAGATAAAAGATGCATGGGCCGAAGAGACCCACTATATAAAACAAGTTTCCCAGGAAAAGCTCATTAAACTGCATGGAGAGTGGAAGGAGCTCAACTCCAAGTTAGTAGTGACGGTACTGAAACTAAGTGATCTGAGGGATGAGACAACCAGGCGGGAGGAAGAACTAGCCTGGGTCTGTCTGTTGAACAAGAAAAGTCTCAGGGAGAAAAATGACACTTATATCAGAAAGCTGGAAGAGGAAAAGTTGGTTTTGAGTGAGGAGAATAAAAATATGACTGCTGAGCTGGCCCGGATCAAATCTCTGAGAGAGAAACTAAGGACTGAAATTGAAAATTTGAAGGCAACAGTGAATGATCTACGGAAAAATGAGAAGGTCCTTAATGACAACCTCACTGCTGAACTCGACCAGCTAAAATCTCTCAGAGAGGAAAAACATGCAGAGGTTGAACAGCTGTGGGCAGCATTACATGGTCTTCAGGACAATGAGAAGATTCTGAACGAGCAGAACGAGAATCTTACTGCTGAAGTGGCCCAACTTGAAAGTCTGAATGAGATAAACCAAGCAGAGATTAAACAGCTGAGGGCAGCAGTGTATGACCTCGAGCATCACGATGAGGAAGCTCAGCAAGACCACAGTGGTAAAGACGAGCTATTAGAGAAGGTCGCCGAACTTGAACACCTGAAAAAGACCTTGGAAGTAAACAATAAACAGCTTCAGGATTTGGGGGAAAGAGAGACCTCTCTGTACGAGCAAAATAATACCATGGGTGCTGAACTGACCTCGCTTAAAttaaagatgaaaataaaacaggcacTGAATGAACATTTAATGGAAGATGCTGATTATCTGCAGGATCTGAGGGAGGAACAACAGGCAGAGATTGAAAAGTTGAGAGCAGCACTGCATAACCTTCAGGAATACGAAGATTTCCTGAACAAGCAGAATGACAACTTTACAGATGAGCTGGCGCAACTTGAGTCtctgacagagaaacaaaatgaggAGAACAAAAACCTGAAGACATCTGTGCAAGATCTTCTGCATCGGCTGGAGGAGGTTAGGCAACTAATCTTGAATAAAGATGAGCCGATAGCAAGGAGGTACGAGGAGGAGATACTAGCAGAGGTAGCAAACTACAGAGAGGAATGTAGGATGGCTGAAAATACAGAACAACTGGACTCACATGAGGAGCAGGGTGATGACAGCTTCCTGGTGACTACACCTGAGGAGCAGGGAGATGATAGCCTCCTGGAGACTACACCTGAGGAGCAGGAAGACGATAGCCTCATGGAGGCTACACCTGAGGAGCAGGGAGACGATAGCCTCATGGAGACTACACCTGAGGAGCAGGAAGACGATAGCCTCATGGAGGCTACACCTGAGGAGCAGGGAGACGATAGCTTCATGGAGACTACACATGAGGAGCAGGAAGACGATAGCTTCATGGAGGCTACACCTGAGGAGCAGGGAGACGATAGCTTCATGGAGACTACACATGAGGAGCAGGAAGACGATAGCTTCATGGAGACTACACATGAGGAGCAGGGAGACGATAGCCTCATGGAGGCTACACCTGAGGAGCAGGGAGACGATAGCTTCATGGAGGCTACATCTGAGGAGCAGGAAGACAATAGCTTCATGGAAGCTACACATGAGGAGCAGGGAGACGATAGCTTCATGGAGACTACACCTGAGGAGCAGGAAGACAATAGCCTCATGGAGACTACACATGAGGAGCAGGAAGACGATAGCCTCATGGAGGCTACACCTGAGGAGCAGGAAGACGATAGCTTCATGGAGACTACACATGAGGAGCAGGAAGACGATAGCTTCATGGAGACTACATTTAAGGAGCAGGGAGACGATAGCCTCCTGGAGACTACACCCGAGGAGCAGGAAGACGATAGCTTCCTGGAGACAACAGCTGCAGAACCTCCCGCTGCTGAGGTTCAGACCAGACGTTTGTGGCGTTGTTCTGCTAAAGGTCTACTGAAAGGTGCTTTGCATGTTGGCCTTGCCACTGTAGGTATAGGGCTACTTCTGCCTGTGGGTATCCTGGACACCTTATTGTCTGACAACGGCAATACAAACACTAACTCCTTCCTGTTGGACTATGCCCACCAACTGATGGAGCCCTACAGTACCTTACGACGCACAGTTCCTCATCCCATCTAA